The following are encoded in a window of Prochlorococcus marinus CUG1417 genomic DNA:
- the ftsY gene encoding signal recognition particle-docking protein FtsY: MTNTDSDNSREWAAQAYALLKKRQEDQKQELKKQEDQKQELKKQEDQKQELKKQEDQKQELIDNSSKENISVPSKTIAETKLGEFDDNFTWSAMVLAAQGKKINQISIDEIDWLTKLRRGLEETRKGFVTELLDKLGDDPLTPESLDDLETLLIRADVGIDSTDRVISALRTKLNEEVLGGEAGIKFLKKELKIIIDKPIVNSGVDILVPQKGKLNVWLLVGVNGVGKTTTLGKLAYLSSKSNYKTLIAAADTFRAAAVEQLKVWGERSNVDVISNQSKNADPAAVVFDAINSAQKRNVDLLLVDTAGRLQTKNNLMDELAKIKKIIDKKVPDAIIESLLVLDASQGQNGLKQAKSFAKSANLTGAIITKLDGTSRGGVSLAVSEEVNLPIRFIGAGEGIKDLRPFNSYEFVEAMLADK, encoded by the coding sequence ATGACAAATACTGATTCTGATAATTCTCGTGAGTGGGCTGCACAGGCTTATGCACTTTTAAAAAAACGACAGGAGGATCAAAAGCAAGAATTAAAAAAACAGGAGGATCAAAAGCAAGAATTAAAAAAACAGGAGGATCAAAAGCAAGAATTAAAAAAACAGGAGGATCAAAAGCAAGAATTAATTGATAACTCTAGTAAAGAAAATATTTCTGTACCTTCTAAAACTATTGCTGAAACTAAATTAGGAGAATTTGACGATAATTTTACTTGGTCTGCAATGGTATTAGCTGCTCAAGGAAAAAAAATAAATCAAATATCGATAGATGAAATTGATTGGTTAACTAAATTAAGAAGAGGATTAGAAGAAACTCGAAAAGGATTTGTTACTGAATTATTGGATAAATTAGGAGATGATCCTCTTACTCCTGAATCTCTTGATGATTTAGAGACTTTATTAATTAGAGCAGATGTTGGTATTGATTCAACTGATAGAGTAATAAGTGCTCTTAGAACAAAATTAAACGAAGAAGTCTTAGGTGGGGAAGCAGGAATAAAATTTTTAAAGAAGGAATTAAAAATAATTATCGATAAACCAATAGTAAATTCAGGTGTTGATATTTTAGTGCCTCAAAAGGGTAAGTTAAATGTTTGGTTACTTGTAGGAGTTAATGGCGTTGGAAAAACTACTACTTTAGGAAAATTAGCATATTTGTCATCAAAGAGTAATTATAAAACTTTAATAGCTGCTGCTGATACTTTTAGAGCTGCGGCGGTAGAACAACTTAAAGTTTGGGGTGAAAGAAGTAATGTTGATGTTATATCTAATCAATCAAAAAATGCTGATCCAGCTGCTGTAGTTTTTGATGCAATTAATTCTGCACAAAAAAGAAACGTTGACTTATTACTTGTTGATACAGCAGGTAGATTGCAGACAAAAAATAATTTGATGGATGAATTAGCAAAAATAAAAAAAATTATTGATAAAAAGGTTCCAGATGCAATTATTGAATCATTATTGGTTTTAGATGCAAGTCAAGGTCAAAATGGCTTAAAGCAAGCAAAAAGTTTTGCTAAATCAGCAAATTTAACTGGAGCAATTATTACTAAATTAGATGGGACCTCTAGAGGAGGAGTTTCATTAGCTGTATCTGAAGAGGTAAATTTGCCTATAAGATTTATTGGGGCTGGAGAGGGTATAAAAGATTTGAGACCTTTTAATAGTTATGAATTTGTCGAAGCTATGCTTGCAGATAAATAA
- a CDS encoding RNA recognition motif domain-containing protein, whose product MSIFVGNLPFRAEREDVLQLFAPFGEVLNCSLPLERDTGRKRGFAFVEMSDEAIESAAIDGLQGTELMGRPLRINKAEPRGSGGSRRGGRSGGYGGGNNGGSYGGGGYGAGNNGGSYGGGGYGAGGYGGGNNGGGYGGGGYGGGNNGGSYGGGSESNANYTNKPSGAEGWEDRSYGNTSENAEYESGRSRRKRGVSNDSNAAIEDN is encoded by the coding sequence GTGAGTATTTTTGTTGGCAATCTGCCATTCCGCGCGGAGCGTGAAGACGTTTTACAGTTGTTTGCCCCTTTTGGTGAAGTTTTAAATTGTTCTCTTCCCCTTGAAAGAGATACTGGAAGAAAAAGAGGATTCGCATTCGTTGAAATGTCAGATGAAGCAATTGAGTCAGCAGCTATTGATGGTTTGCAAGGTACGGAGCTCATGGGTAGACCATTAAGAATTAATAAGGCCGAGCCAAGAGGTTCTGGCGGATCTCGAAGAGGAGGAAGAAGTGGCGGTTACGGCGGTGGAAATAATGGTGGCAGCTATGGCGGTGGCGGTTACGGCGCTGGAAATAATGGTGGCAGCTATGGCGGTGGCGGTTACGGCGCTGGCGGTTACGGCGGTGGAAATAATGGTGGCGGTTACGGCGGTGGCGGTTACGGCGGTGGAAATAATGGTGGCAGCTATGGCGGTGGGTCTGAATCTAATGCCAATTACACTAATAAACCTTCTGGAGCAGAAGGGTGGGAGGACAGAAGTTATGGAAACACCTCTGAAAATGCTGAATATGAAAGCGGTAGGAGTAGAAGAAAAAGGGGAGTTTCTAATGACAGCAATGCTGCAATCGAGGATAACTAG
- a CDS encoding PP2C family protein-serine/threonine phosphatase, producing MTNNQNEKLFSNKFIKKFLENEPALFLKNKYKFAEIASSLSYYLKSFSNVDKLLDYICLIFKHIFNEKIILIIPLNYEGEIWNENIKISANNECSIIQEEIASFFKQFYFSRNFKIKEILTFENALKDNFKEYKIETKKILSRGKCRGFIYIFSNDMTSISITEDNNFNFIQNCLAVGLENYCLIKAKKKHENVDREISTGAEIQSQLLPDYCPIIYGVDLAAHCRPALQLGGDYYDFMCVKTNISEKRKEKARWAFVIGDVMGKGIPAGLLMTMLRGMLRAEVLTGLPPDRILHDLNQLAIDDLDQSHRFVTLFYSDYDPRTRKLRFANAAHNPPLLWKSSDQKIIKLDAEGFVLGLQKDAEYDCGEIKLNENDLVLYYTDGVIDTSNSLGERFDEERLIKTLTKLCKQSYTSQEILNKIFKKLDDFTGQNRHLEDDASIVIFQLR from the coding sequence GTGACAAATAATCAAAATGAGAAATTATTTTCAAACAAATTTATTAAAAAATTTTTAGAAAATGAACCTGCACTATTTTTAAAAAATAAATATAAATTTGCTGAAATCGCGTCTTCATTATCATATTACTTAAAATCTTTTTCAAACGTAGATAAATTATTGGATTACATATGCTTAATTTTTAAACATATTTTTAATGAAAAAATAATATTAATTATCCCTTTAAATTATGAGGGAGAGATATGGAATGAAAATATAAAAATTTCAGCTAATAATGAATGTTCAATAATTCAAGAAGAAATTGCTAGTTTTTTTAAGCAATTTTATTTTTCTAGAAATTTTAAAATAAAAGAAATTTTAACTTTTGAAAATGCTCTAAAAGATAATTTTAAAGAATATAAAATTGAAACAAAAAAGATATTATCAAGAGGGAAATGTAGAGGATTTATATATATTTTTAGCAATGATATGACTAGCATATCGATTACTGAAGATAATAATTTTAATTTTATTCAAAATTGTTTGGCTGTTGGATTAGAAAATTACTGCTTAATAAAAGCAAAGAAAAAGCATGAGAACGTAGATAGAGAAATTTCAACTGGGGCTGAAATACAATCTCAATTGCTTCCAGATTATTGTCCCATTATTTATGGAGTTGACCTAGCCGCACATTGCAGACCAGCTCTCCAGTTAGGAGGGGATTACTATGATTTTATGTGCGTAAAGACGAATATCTCAGAAAAAAGAAAAGAAAAAGCTAGATGGGCATTTGTAATTGGTGACGTTATGGGTAAAGGAATTCCAGCTGGCCTTTTAATGACTATGCTGAGAGGAATGCTACGTGCAGAAGTTCTTACGGGGCTGCCTCCAGATAGAATTTTGCATGATTTGAATCAACTAGCGATAGATGATTTAGATCAATCTCATAGATTTGTAACATTGTTCTATTCAGATTATGACCCCAGAACTAGAAAATTGAGATTTGCTAATGCTGCACATAATCCTCCTTTGCTTTGGAAAAGTTCAGATCAGAAAATTATAAAATTAGATGCAGAGGGATTTGTACTTGGATTACAAAAAGACGCTGAATATGATTGTGGTGAAATCAAACTTAATGAAAATGATTTAGTTCTTTATTACACAGATGGAGTAATCGATACTTCTAATTCTTTGGGTGAAAGGTTTGATGAGGAAAGGTTAATTAAAACCCTTACAAAATTATGCAAGCAATCTTATACATCTCAAGAAATTTTAAATAAAATCTTCAAAAAATTAGATGATTTTACTGGCCAAAATAGACATTTGGAAGATGATGCATCTATTGTTATTTTTCAATTAAGGTAG
- the argH gene encoding argininosuccinate lyase, whose protein sequence is MAKVWSKRFDNSLNPFIEKFNASIGFDRKLILEDLDCSIAHAKMLGKTKVLSSSETSIIINGLEKIKVEYLQGKFFPSFPSEDIHYCIEEKLISLIGETGKKLHTGRSRNDQVGTDIRLWLRKEIDNLDILITDLQKAFLNHAKSNIYTLIPGYTHMQRAQPLSLAHHLLAYLEMLQRDRERLKEVRSRVNISPLGAAALAGTKIKIDRNFTAAELGFENIYKNSIDAVSDRDFCIEFVSASALLMSHLSKISEEIILWVTDEFSFAKLTDKCATGSSLMPQKKNPDVPELIRGKTGRVYGHLQALLTMVKGVPLAYNKDFQEDKEPIFDTAETISSCLKAMTILIDEGIKFNIKDLSNSVANDFSNATDLADYLVGKNVPFRTAYQVVGEIVKYCLERKMLFKNLKIDEFKKFHPEFDEDVFVDLEPFNVVKSRTSEGGTGFEQVEKEVNNWQKKLLL, encoded by the coding sequence ATGGCAAAAGTTTGGAGTAAAAGGTTTGATAATTCACTTAACCCTTTTATTGAAAAGTTTAACGCTTCAATTGGTTTTGATAGAAAGCTTATTTTAGAAGATTTGGATTGTTCGATAGCTCATGCAAAAATGCTTGGCAAAACTAAAGTGTTATCCTCATCTGAAACGTCGATAATTATTAATGGTCTAGAGAAAATTAAGGTTGAGTATTTGCAGGGTAAATTTTTTCCAAGTTTTCCTTCTGAAGATATTCACTATTGTATTGAAGAAAAACTAATAAGTCTAATTGGTGAAACGGGGAAAAAGCTACACACAGGTAGAAGTAGAAATGATCAAGTTGGCACAGATATAAGGTTGTGGCTAAGAAAAGAGATTGATAACCTTGACATCTTAATAACTGATTTGCAAAAAGCTTTCTTAAATCATGCCAAATCTAATATTTATACTTTAATTCCTGGTTATACACATATGCAAAGAGCGCAACCTTTATCTTTGGCTCATCATTTATTGGCTTATTTAGAAATGCTTCAAAGGGATCGCGAAAGGTTGAAGGAAGTAAGATCAAGAGTCAATATTTCCCCATTAGGAGCTGCAGCATTAGCTGGCACAAAAATAAAAATAGATAGGAATTTTACAGCTGCAGAATTAGGTTTTGAAAACATTTATAAAAATAGTATTGATGCTGTAAGCGATAGGGATTTTTGTATTGAGTTTGTTTCTGCATCTGCTTTATTAATGTCTCATTTGAGTAAAATATCAGAGGAAATAATTTTGTGGGTAACTGATGAATTTTCTTTTGCAAAGTTAACGGACAAATGTGCTACTGGAAGTAGCTTGATGCCGCAGAAAAAAAACCCTGATGTTCCAGAATTGATAAGAGGTAAAACCGGAAGAGTTTATGGACATCTTCAAGCATTGTTAACAATGGTCAAAGGTGTACCACTTGCATACAATAAGGATTTTCAAGAAGATAAAGAGCCAATATTTGATACTGCAGAGACAATCTCTTCTTGCCTTAAAGCAATGACAATCTTAATTGATGAAGGCATAAAATTTAATATCAAAGATTTATCTAATTCGGTAGCAAATGATTTTTCTAACGCCACTGATTTAGCAGATTACTTAGTTGGTAAAAATGTTCCTTTTCGAACTGCGTATCAAGTTGTTGGTGAAATCGTTAAATATTGTTTGGAGAGGAAAATGTTGTTTAAAAATCTCAAAATTGATGAATTTAAAAAATTTCATCCCGAATTTGATGAGGATGTTTTTGTGGACCTTGAACCTTTTAATGTTGTTAAGTCAAGAACTAGTGAAGGTGGAACTGGTTTTGAACAAGTAGAAAAAGAGGTAAATAATTGGCAGAAAAAATTGTTACTTTGA
- the dusA gene encoding tRNA dihydrouridine(20/20a) synthase DusA, whose product MSSIHSDSIKNIHKLSIAPMMDCTDKHFRMIMRKISSKALLYTEMIVAKSLFHTDKKEKFLDFNNEEHPISIQFGGDNPKILKEAARIAQDWGYDEINFNVGCPSPRVCSGNFGASLMKDPLTVAKCIESLKNNCNLPVTIKHRIGVDNDDSFVNLNKFVRIIANAGADRFTVHARKAILKGLNPKQNRTIPPLNYDLVKKLKKSNPELLIEINGGFTNIDESLKALNDFDGVMIGRSVYKHPLRWSEIDQKVYGINTEPKSASNIIFSLIPYIDEHLTNGGKSWDICKHLINLVEGIPKAKIWRNQISNKSIDKKLDIEYLLKETKKLEEMGY is encoded by the coding sequence ATGAGTTCCATACATTCCGATTCTATTAAAAATATTCATAAATTAAGTATTGCTCCAATGATGGATTGTACTGATAAACATTTCAGAATGATAATGAGAAAAATAAGCTCTAAAGCTCTGCTATATACGGAAATGATTGTGGCCAAAAGTTTATTTCATACGGATAAAAAGGAAAAATTTTTAGATTTTAATAATGAAGAACACCCGATATCGATTCAGTTTGGAGGGGACAATCCAAAAATCCTTAAAGAGGCAGCCCGAATAGCACAGGATTGGGGTTATGACGAAATAAACTTTAATGTTGGTTGTCCGAGTCCAAGGGTCTGTTCTGGAAATTTTGGAGCTTCACTTATGAAAGACCCTCTAACAGTAGCAAAATGTATAGAATCCTTAAAAAATAATTGCAACTTACCGGTGACAATCAAACACAGAATCGGTGTAGACAATGATGATAGTTTCGTTAACTTGAATAAATTCGTAAGAATTATCGCAAATGCTGGTGCAGACAGATTTACAGTCCATGCAAGGAAAGCGATATTAAAAGGTCTTAATCCAAAACAAAACAGAACTATACCCCCACTAAATTATGATTTAGTAAAAAAATTGAAAAAATCAAATCCAGAATTATTAATAGAAATCAATGGAGGTTTCACAAATATCGATGAATCATTAAAAGCTCTAAATGATTTTGATGGTGTCATGATTGGACGTTCTGTGTATAAACATCCCTTAAGATGGTCTGAAATTGATCAAAAAGTTTATGGAATCAATACCGAACCTAAATCAGCTTCAAATATTATATTCTCCTTAATCCCATACATAGATGAACATTTAACTAATGGAGGAAAATCTTGGGATATTTGCAAACATCTAATAAATTTGGTCGAAGGTATTCCAAAAGCAAAAATTTGGAGAAATCAAATTTCTAATAAATCTATAGATAAAAAATTAGATATTGAATATCTACTTAAAGAAACTAAAAAGCTCGAAGAAATGGGGTACTAG